CTGTGCATTCCTCCAGGTGCCCACACACCTCCTCCCAAGAGgccaggaagaggagagggcagggagccccTGTTAATCCTCTCTAGTTTCTACACAAGTGCCAAGAACTAAAGCAGAAGCCAGCATTAGACACCAAAAAACCCAGTGAAATGGAAGGGCATTCAGAAAAGGGTCTCAGAAGCAGAATGTCGGTTGCCTCAAGGCAGAATAAGTAAGTGGTCCAGAAAACCATGTTTTTGAACTTGGTTCAGGAGGCAAATGGAAGCTGTGGGAGTTTTTTGCTTCAGAGCTGAGGCACCCAGCCTCTCCTGGCCTCAATTGTGCTCAGCTCTCAACATGACAGCACTCACAACCACACCCTTCACTAAGTGTGTCCCTTAGAGCTCAACCACCGCTTTGGGGACAACCAGGGATATCCACGGAAAGGGTCACACAGGTGTCCCATAATCTAGTTATATAACTTCGTATGGTTGAGCATCTCAGGCTTTCGTGGTTGTTTTAATGTATCTAGTTTTGTTTCAGGAATAGAGAAAGGCCTTTGTGATGTAGCTACAGATGTTCCACTAAGGAAAAGGCTCCCATCAAAACAAgaagtctggggcacctgggtggctcagtcagttaagcatctgacttcagctgagatcatgatctcacagttcatgggttcaagccccacgtcaggctctgtgctaacagctcagagcctggagcctctttggattctgtgtcttcccctctctctacaactccctcactcacacactcactctctctctctctctctctctctctctctctctgaaaaataaacattaaaaaaaatttttttaaacaaacaagcagaagTCCTAAGGGAGCAGGAACTGAGTTTTGACCTCAGAGAAGAAGTGGCTTCAAGATCCGACAAGGAGACAGAGGGGCCCAGACCACCTCTCCCACATTTAGCCAACTTCAAGGAGCTGCCCACAGAGCAAATGCAGAAACACCCCTAACTGGGAATTTTGAGGCTCTGATTCATCCCCAGAACCATCTAGTTCCATACCTCTGGGCTGGCATCTTCCTCTTGCTTCAtggctaaaaatgaaaaaaaacagtcAAGGTGAAAAGAAGCACTGGTTCAGGGCAAATGTTCCCTCAACTCACGCTCATGCGGCAGAGCAATGCCTTCAGCCTTTTCTCCTGGGTTCCTCTTCTCCTTAAATTATGTCTTCACTGAAAGGAAAACCCTGGTGGAAAGCTGTGTTCTCCAAGAAGAGAAACACCAGAGCCACTTCCCTCTCTGTAAACAGCTCTCCCATGGCTGCCCAGGAACCCGGAACCGCAGCCAAGTCCTACTCCTCTCCCAGCTGGTCAAGGGCGGGTGTGGGCAGCTCAGCCAAGGCCTAGTGCAGCCAGGAGCTCCCGGTGCCTCAGCGATGAGGCTGTGGCTGGGGGGTGAGGTAGGGGTGTGTGGGGCCAGGCCAGGCAGCAGACTGTGAGAACACCTAGTGGCCTGTGTCAGGGGATTTCCTATCCGGTGTGGTTGACCTCAAGGTGGGTGTGTTGGGTCCAGGAGATGATGAATTGAGGACCTGCCTGGTTCACTTTCCCCCTGTCTAGAGGTGAGGAGCCAGGTCTGGGGCCTTCACCTTGTGGCTCTCAGACCCCTTAGAAAAGCAGCAGCAAGGGAGGATTTATCTCTTCCAAAATCCCACCCAGAGAAATCAGGATGCAGAAGGCAGATGCAAGGTCATAGCCCACTTTCTCCTGGGTCAAATGTCCTGTGTCCTCTGCCACCACATGGAGAACccttccttctcagtctcctgaAAGGCCAGCAGCGCCCTTGACCCCAGCTCTGTGGTCTGCTAGTGCCCTGACCAGGCAGTCTCCCCACGCACCCCACCCTGCACATTTGAGGTGGGGTAGAGCTCATGGCCCCCAGCGCGTGCTAGGGAGGCAAAGTGGAAGCCATTGCTTCTCCATCtgggacagcacagagccagagggaaAGGGCGCAAGCGCGCTGCAGGGTTGGGAAACGGCAGGTTAGGAGACACCGGGGTTAGTGGCCATCCAGGTTGGGGGTGTCATTTTGGAGGGTCATCAGGTTGGGTAACCTCGGGGTTAACAGGCGTTGGGGTTGACGGGTGTCGGGGTGAAGGGGGCGTCGAGGTTAGGGGGCTCGGGGTTGAAGGCCGTTGGAGTTGGGCGGCTTGGGTTGACAGGCAGCGGGGTGGGGACTCAGGGTTGGGGGACCTCGGAGTTGGGGGCTCGGGGTTGACCGGAGTCGGGGTTAGAAGCGGTGGTTAGTGTCCGGACGACCGAGAGGACACGGCTCCGCCTCCCACAGGCGGCTCACCGCGCAGCGCAGGGCCGCGCGGGCCTGTGGGGCGGTGTGCGTCCGTCACCGGGTGGGGCAGCTAATGGCTACCCTTCCTCTCGGGACCCGCCAGAACCTCAGGGCGCTCTGCGGGGACTCACCGGGACCGCGCGCGCCCGACGCCCGCGCTCCCGTCACTACCCCCCACCGCCCGGCCGCCGACGTCCGCGCTCCCGTCACTACCCCGACTGCCGGGCCGCCGACGTCCGCGCTCCCGTCACTACCCAGCCGCCGGACCGCCGACGTCCGCGCTCCCGCCGCCCCGCCGCGGACGCCGGACCTCCACGCGCATTGGCCGGGGCCTGGAGGTCCCGCCCACTCGCAGGGTGGAGGCTGCGCATTGGACGCAGTGCAGCCAATCGGAGCTGCTTTGCAGCGGCGCAGAGGCCTGACGGCGCCGGAAGCCGCGCGGACTGCCGGAAGTCATCCACGGGAGCCGGAAGCTGAGTGCCGTGCTGCAGAGACCCGCAAGAGTTCGCCTGGCGGCGGCCTCGTACGCGAGAACTGGCTCGGAGGACGCGCGCATCCTGCAGGACCCACCACCCAGCATGGGCCTCCTGAGCGGCGCGGCCCGCATCGTGGTGCGGGGCGCCGACCGCGTGAGTAGGTGGACCAGCAAGCGGGGCCCACGTACCTTCTATAAGAGCCGTGGTACCAAGGGCACCGGCGTGCACGCCCGCGACGGGAAGTTCGTGCAGGTCAAGGAAATGGTCCCGGAGCTGGTGGTGCCCGAGCTGGCTGGCTTCAAGCTCAAGCCCTATGTGAACTACCGCGTCCCGGCGGGCACAGACGTGCCGCTGACGGCCGAGCAGCTGTTCCTGGAGGCAGTGGCACCTGCTATCGAGAAGGACTACAGGGACGGCACTTTCGACCCGGAGCAGCTGGACAAGTACGGCTTTGAGCCCACGCAGGAAGGCAAGCTCTTCCAGCTGTACCCCAAGAACTTCCCGCGCTAGGAGCCGAGGAGTGGCAGCCGCTGGGTGTGCCTGTGGACTGCGTCCGGCCATCGCCCCCGACCGCTGGTCCCGGGGTGGGCGAGCGGGGAGGCATTTCCTTCGTTTTGTTCCTATTAAAGTCCTTAGCTACCGTCCGGTGTTGGTTTTGGCATCTGATCGTTGTGAGATGAAAGGGTGCAGCATGATAGATCCAGGTGTAGTGAGCGAGGCAGAGCTCGCACAGAGGCCCTGTTCCCGGTGAAACTGGAAGCACTGTCTTTCCAACTAAAAAGTTCTGGGGAGGAAGGCCGAGGGCGAGAAGACACGGAAGGAGAATTCACAAGGCACATGGTGCCACATGACAACACTGGTTATCTGTCCCCCCAGATTCTTCACTCCCGAAACCAGTCAGCATATTCTTTATGGGTTGAAAAACAACTATTCTGGGGGCAAAACCTCCTGTAGTCTACAGTCTCCCCTCTGGGTTCCCCGGTTTCAGTGCATAGTCCCTGAAGTCTTACGTATTCTGCTTCATACTTAATTGACCCTTAGTTAAATACCATTAACACAAACTCTTAAGGAGGGTTCAAATTCTTGTGTTGAAATAAATGCACCATTAGCTGGGAAATGATCATTTTTACAGAGTAATTTCTTACATGTTCTGACCCTatattttcatcagaaaataaagaagtgtgTGTTTTCTGACTCTGATCACCTACAACAGAATATTGGTAGAAATTTGACAAATTCTACACTAGCCTGCACTTCAACTACTGTTCCTTCCAGAGAGACAAGAATGAACTATGGGAGTCAGATGAGTCACAAACCCAGTTATGTTCTTGGAGTTAGTATGTGTCCAAGCTTCGGAAGCTACTCAGGTTACTAATGCCACAATGAGGAACATTTCAAGTTTATGACACGCTAAGGCAATTCAATGTGTGTAGGCTTCCTTTTGTTTATCTGCATAGGAGGCTAATACAAGCACTTCTGGTGCCATGATAAGgtgatctttgttttttttaaagtttgtttattgagagagactgcatgtgaatgggggatgggcatacaaagagagaggaagagagaccatcccaagcaggctccttgccatcagcacagagcccgatgtggggtttgaactcacaaacctgtgagatcgtgacctgagccaaagttaaacacttaaccaactgagccacccaggcgcccccaataagGTTTATTTAAGAGAAGCCAATAGCTTTTTTGACTGTTTACACTGTGGACATAAGGTACACTGAGCCCTATACAGTCACCTGTGGAGACTACAATAGGAATCTCAATGAGACGGTCTGACAGCAATTCACTCACAAAGCCGCACTCTGGGCTTTCTTTGTGGAAATGGTCTTTGACTTCAAGCCAAGCAACCTCTTCCCCAGCTCAGATGTTTTCCCACTTCCAGAGGTGAAGGATATGATCATAAAAGGAGCAAGTAGTTAGGAAGCTGATGTCAAAGTTCGCTGCTTCCAGATAGAGGTCAGAGTCACAAACCTTGGTCCCTGCAGTGTGCAGCTGGCTGTCACTCTTCATCATGTCCTCTGCGAGTGCCTGGACAGAAGTCCTCGGTTTGCTTCCACTCTGAAGTATGGTATGACCTTCTTCATCATTCTCTGCTAAATGATCATAAGACGGTGCTGGTGACTGGTGCACAGCCTTCAGGTTTGAGGGATATGCTTCTTTGGCTCCTGAGTTGCTGCAGGGAGAGGGACCTGAGCAGCATGACTGGCAGGTCTGTAATGGATTGTGGACGTACAGCCAGGACCAGTCGGCTCCATACACCAATGAGTTGGGCAATGTGTGGGATGCAGAGACTGTGCAGGcttcctgcttctcctctggAATGAGACAGAATACAGGAAATGTGACGTTACCCAGGCTGATCTCATCACTACCAAATGATGGCCCCTGCCCACTCTCAAAGGGAGACTTTGCTAAAAGCAGTCACTCATTTGTCAGCAACCATTGTGCACGATGCAAAGGAATCCTTGAGACGTGGAGagatgagaagaaaacagacctTCATCTTGCAGTGAGTACACCGTGGTGCCTAACAAAGGCATCGGCCTGGCTACAGAAGCACAAGGGTGACGGTGCCTTTCCAAGTTGGAGGACTTGGCAAAAGCTTCAGTTAAGACTTCAGAGCAGAGGACAAAGCAGTTAGCCAGATGGGAGAGACAGGGACGCatgagaaacagagaacaagTGTGTGTAAGGTAACAGGACACATCTGGGGAACCACAAACAAGTAGATGTGGCAGAAACGCCATCGGGGAATGGCGACACGTGTCTGGAGGGTCAAAACCATACAGAATTCAGCATGCTCTGTAAAGTCTGGATTTGAGCTTGGAAAGGACTCATTGGAGTTTACGTGGTTTTCCTTCTGGTGAGTTGCTATAGCAACTTTGAGGGTGGAGGACAAGACTGGAAAGAGGTTCAGCTGTGGAAGGTTTGAAAGCAATATTcgaccagaaaaagaaatgacaaggtgTTGCCAAAGCTGAGGTAATCTAGGGTCCAGGGCAAGGCCAAGCATGGCAAGAGCAGTCATAAAAAACTGGTGGCCAGTGACCTGGGGATGTGAACTTAGAAAACTGTCACCAGGTGAAAGGCCTGTTGGCCATTCAGGTCTTTAGTAAGCCTGGACAGCTACACACTCTGAAAGGGGTGCCACTGATGCCTCCCAAGTGCAAGGGTCCAGGCCAGAGCCATCAGAAGTGCcatcagaggggcgcctgtggggctcagtcagttaagtgtctgattctagatttcaggtcaggtcatgacctcacggttcatgagttccaacccccCGTTGGGCCTGCgctaatagtgtggagcctgcttgggactctctttcttcctctacctctttccctaccccgcttgtgctctctctctcaaaataaataaataaaacttaaaacaagaaaaaaaggaagaataactGCAATCAAAATGAGCAgtgctgggacgcctgggtggcgcagtcggttaagcgtccgacttcagccaggtcacgatctcgcggtccgtgagttcgagccccgcatcaggctctgggctgatggctcggagcctggagcctgtttccgattctgtgtctccctctctctctgcccctcccccgttcatgctttgtctctctctgtcccaaaaataaataaaaaacgttgaaaaaaaaattttttttaaatgagcagtGATGAAGAAAGGCCAAGAAGTGTAGACCAGGTCAGTGCTGGAACCAGGAAACGCTGAGAGTGCCACCAGAGCACAGGAGATCCTACTCCCGAAGCCAGGGCTTTGCCTGGACAGAAGAGGCTCCAGAGAGGAACCAGATGCTGAACGTCCCCAGACAGCCAGAAAGGCACTCAGGCaacacgagcaagggagggagcgCCCCAGACCATCACTGTCCCTCCATGGTAGCCTGGATGGGACTCGGAGACAGGGCCACAGGGGTTTCCCAGCCAGGACCCCATTCCGGGCCCCAAGTCAAACAATAACAAAGAGCATATCTCCTACCCAAGTGCACACAGAATATTAACAGAACATCATGTTAAGCAACAAATACTCAAAAAGTTCCACAAAGGAGAAAGAGTACAAGCAAGTAACACTCTCTGATCATAAtgcaacaaaaactaaaactaacaCAAAGGGACAAAAAAGCCCTTCtacctaaaaaatttaaaacctcctACGAAACCACACTTGGGCAAAAGGGAAAGTACGAACTCAAGTCacagaatttcttttgaaaaatgagatCATTACATCTCACAACCTAAAAATATGCTTGAATCAGAGAACATCTCAGACACAAGAACACttaatgcaggggtgcctggatgtctcagtcggttaagcatccaactcttggtttcagctcagctcatgatctcatggtttgtgggatcgagccccaagtcaggctcttcactgacagctcagagtctgcttgagattctctctctgcccctcccctgctcgcatacACAAGCActctaaataaatcaataaacttaaggaaaaaaaaaagcttaatacaaacacaataataaagaaaagtgaaCTGTACTCCCAACTCAAAATGCtagaaaaaggagacaaagagaaacaaacataaaaggagaaactgatgagacagagaacaaaaaaacaacacaactgtaacaaaaagccaaaatcctacttttgttttaatgtttatttttgagagagagagaataagtaggggaggggcaaagagagaggaggacagaggatccgaagtgggctccatgctgacagcggagagcctgatgtggggcttaaattcaaactgtgagatcatgacctgagctgaagtcagacactcaacccactgatccaacaagctccccccaccccacctttttttaaatgtttcaaaatcaatctttctttccttctttccttctttctttctataaaaatCCAATAACTTTTTTCCGGGACAAGATAAGTTAATGTCAAGTTCAAATACAAGAAGAGTTAGGAaatccttaaaaaggaaaagtgaaggtGCCAGTAACCCTGCTATTACAAAGACACCACCAAGCCTCCACAATCGCAGCAGTGGGTGCAGACACATGAAGAGACATCCAATGGGACTcgaaagacaacaacaacaacaaaaaaagccatgAAAGTACGGAACACAAGAAGAGTGGCATCTTGATTCACTGGAGGTAGATGGACTTtctaataaatggtgctgggatagcTGCTTGCACCACATACAACACAGACCAAACTTCTAACTAAATACATGGCGCTAcaagtactagaagaaaacactggTAAATTATTTTACAACCTGAGTGTGAAAGGGGAAAAGCTTTTTAACACTAATATTCAAAATGTAGAAGATTCAGcggaaaaaaatatctataaatgTGATTACATTAAAAAGCgccgttggggcacctggctggctcagttggtagagcaggcAACTCCATCTCGGgggcgtgagttcaagccccacgttgggcatagagattatgtgtttaagaaaaaaaaaaaacgtcttttgcttggggggaggggtggacacCAGAGGCAAAAATGAGACAATAAAGCAAGAGAATATATTTCCAATGTATATCAGAGGTAAGGAGCCAATACACTAATATATAAGAACTCTGTAAAATCAagggggaaaaagacaagaaaccagaaagaaaaattggcaaaagatgGACAAAgagaatttataaaaacagaaatatgggggcacctcagtggctcagtctgttgggcatccgattttggctcatgtcgtgatctcagagttcataagatcaagccctgcattcagctctatgctgacaatgcagagcctgctctggatcctctgtctccctctctctgcccctccccagcttgtgcttggtctctctctccaaaataaacattaaaaaaaaaaacaaaaaccaaaaccaaaaacctgtgtaaaataaataaataattttaaaaaaagggaaacaaataaacctaattgtatttcaaataaataaaaacccactTCCAAGTAACCTTTGAACACAGCACTCTGACAATATCAAATCAATCTCACAAAAAAGAGCTGTAAGAGCATTTTGAGTTCCCTTCACAGGTTTGTCTTAGGTACAGCACAGTAACAACTCTGTGAGGTGAAGCGTGTAAGTAAGAGTTTGCTGGGAGCAACTTTTCACTGGAGAAGGGAGACACCATGGAATAGggatatgcatacatacatgtggacacacacatagacacacaagcacacatgGTTATGTaaccatatatacacacaaacgtATCCACATATGTATAACCACACACATGTACACGTTATAcgtaaacat
The Prionailurus viverrinus isolate Anna chromosome D4, UM_Priviv_1.0, whole genome shotgun sequence genome window above contains:
- the MRPL41 gene encoding 39S ribosomal protein L41, mitochondrial translates to MGLLSGAARIVVRGADRVSRWTSKRGPRTFYKSRGTKGTGVHARDGKFVQVKEMVPELVVPELAGFKLKPYVNYRVPAGTDVPLTAEQLFLEAVAPAIEKDYRDGTFDPEQLDKYGFEPTQEGKLFQLYPKNFPR